The segment AGGTCAAGATGTCAACAAAAAATCAAACGGATTGACACCTGCCATGTATGCAGCAAAGTATAACAGACTTGATATTTTAAAGGTTCTTGTTGAAAAAGGAGCGAAATTAGATTCAAAGTCCACTAAGGGGATGACAGCACAAAGATATGCTGAGATTTCAAATGCACAAGATACTTTGGCTTATATCAAAGGTCTAGAGTCTTAACAATTAAGTTTCCATATTCGAAACAATTATTTAAGTTAGTTAGTAGAAAATGCGCTTTAAGAAATTAGAGCGCATTTTTGTATTTTTCAATAGCGGCTTCGATTTGTTCGATTCTATTATCAGGATCAGGATGTGTGCTTTGAAATTCTGGCACTCGATTTGGTCCAGCTGCAGCCTTCAGGATTTCCATAACATCAATCATTTCATAAGGGTCATATCCCGCTTTCATCATAAATTTCACACCTAAATCATCGCTTTCCAACTCGTCATCTCTACCATTAGTTAATAAAGTTTGCTGACCAATTCCTCCTACTAAGCCTCCTACGTCACCACCAACGGAACCCGCAGTTACAAGCCCTTGCCAATATTCACTTTCAGCAATTCGTTCGGCACTATGACGACCAAGAACGTGGCCAATCTCATGACCAAGAACACCTGCTAATTGTGATTCATTTTCTAGTTGAGAAAATAAAGCATAAGTAATAAATATTTGACCACCAGGTAAAGCAAAGGCGTTAATCGTATTTGGATCGGCTAATAAATGGAATTCATAGTTGTATGGTGTTTGTTGGGCAATACTCCTATTCACAAGTTTCCGTCCGACGTTATCTACCAAAGCCTGATATTGGTTGTTTGGATGGAGCCCACCATGTTGTTGAGCCATTTGTGGAGCACTAGCCAAACCAATTTGTATTTCTCTGTCTGGAGTCATGGAAATGGTTTGCACACGACCCGTATATGGATTCTCTTCTCTTTGACTACATCGTTTAATTACAAAAAAGAGCGCTATGGCAACTCCAATGAATAATCTTACTTTTAAATTTCTTCCTCTCATCAATGATAGTGTTAGTGTTTAAATTTACAAAAGTTCTGGATTGATGTCTAAAATATTTTTATTCAAATAGTTATCAATAAACTCATTAGAAAAGTGCTCAGCTCCCATTAAATCTTCAGAATTAATAATGGTCTTTAAGTTGTAATTCTGATAGGTATTCAAATATAATTTAGAGAGGGGTTTATAACTGTAATGCCAAGGTTCATATTTAAAGCCTTGTCGATTGTTGGTATTTGTATACACTAAATAGAAGCCGAAAGTATTGGCATACGCATCCATCCATGATTTGAGTTTTGAAAAACAACCATGGTCTTCAAAGTGTACTGGATTAAGAACATTGCTTGGCTGTTTTACTTGACCGTCAATGATATCTATATCTGTGCCCCAATGATGACGTGATGTTCCAGGTATTGTCGAGTACTCAATGATTTTATTAATACTATTTGCAGGACTGAGTCCATTGGTTATATTTTGCTTGTATTTGCGTTCCCAAATTCTATTTTGATGTGCAAAGCTTCTATAACTAGACACAATTTGAATGCGGATGTCACTTTTTAAAGCTTCAGAAACTAATTCAATAAATGCTTGATGCGCTTCCTGTCGCAAGGAAAAACCATTCCCAAATAGTTTAGGTTGCCCTTTTCCTATGAGTTCTTCATAAGAAATAAGCCCATTTACATGCTGAAAGGCCACCGATGGAAATGCCGATAGCCCTAGGCCTGCAATTGCCGATGTTTTTATAAATGAACGTCTTTTCATACGGTTTAGAATATACATAATGTATGCCAAATAGTTATAAGTACTTTTAAGTATAAAATATCTTGTTTTCGTAATGTTTATATGGCAACAGTACCAAACTTAACCAAAATATTTATCTTCACTTAAAATAATATATCATGACATTTCAGTTTAAATTACTCGAGGCCTCACAGATACATGATGTTATTCCCTTAATTCAAGAATTGACAAATCACAAATTTTCAGACGATCTCTTAAAACAGCGATTTACGGAAATGTCAACTCAAAATTATGAGTGTGCCGTTATTCAAGATGAAAATAAAATTATTGGAGTTACAGGGATGTGGTTTTGTACGAGACACTATGCAGGAAAAACTGTAGAAATTGATCATGTCTATATAGATGAAGCCTATCGAAATATGGGCTTAGGAAAACAATTTTTGAGTTGGATTTATGATTATGTAAAAACTAAAGGATGCCAAACCGCAGAGTTAAATACCTACGTTCAAAATTACCCTTCTCATAAATTTTATTATAATGAGGGCTTTGAGATTTTAGGTTATCATTTTTTAAAAAAGTTGTAAAGTTTTAGATGCCGAGATTGAAAAGATATCATATCTTTGTAGCTCAAAAGCGAGAGTAGCTCAGTTGGTAGAGCGTCAGCCTTCCAAGCTGAATGTCGCCGGTTCGAACCCGGTCTCTCGCTCAATAAGCTTTATCAAATCTAGATGAAGCTTTTTATTTTAATCCGCGTAAATCTGTTCCAGAAGGCACTTCATAAGGTGATTTGTCATATTGAAAAATTCTTGCGTTTAATGGTCCGTTTAACACAATAGCATCGCCTTTAACCTCTAACCAACTCCCTTCGCGAATACCAACAACCGGTTGTGTGTTGAACTTGTGGAATTCTTTTATTCTAGTCTCCCTTGTTTCGCCCATATGCGTGCTACTTGGATCTGGATCTAAATA is part of the Formosa sp. Hel1_31_208 genome and harbors:
- a CDS encoding ankyrin repeat domain-containing protein, with amino-acid sequence MKKTAVIIAIALGFSFTSINATNDLVSPSTYETVTKRVVDPFCISIVKGDIDTVKKLIDLGQDVNKKSNGLTPAMYAAKYNRLDILKVLVEKGAKLDSKSTKGMTAQRYAEISNAQDTLAYIKGLES
- a CDS encoding M48 family metalloprotease — encoded protein: MRGRNLKVRLFIGVAIALFFVIKRCSQREENPYTGRVQTISMTPDREIQIGLASAPQMAQQHGGLHPNNQYQALVDNVGRKLVNRSIAQQTPYNYEFHLLADPNTINAFALPGGQIFITYALFSQLENESQLAGVLGHEIGHVLGRHSAERIAESEYWQGLVTAGSVGGDVGGLVGGIGQQTLLTNGRDDELESDDLGVKFMMKAGYDPYEMIDVMEILKAAAGPNRVPEFQSTHPDPDNRIEQIEAAIEKYKNAL
- a CDS encoding M15 family metallopeptidase, with the translated sequence MKRRSFIKTSAIAGLGLSAFPSVAFQHVNGLISYEELIGKGQPKLFGNGFSLRQEAHQAFIELVSEALKSDIRIQIVSSYRSFAHQNRIWERKYKQNITNGLSPANSINKIIEYSTIPGTSRHHWGTDIDIIDGQVKQPSNVLNPVHFEDHGCFSKLKSWMDAYANTFGFYLVYTNTNNRQGFKYEPWHYSYKPLSKLYLNTYQNYNLKTIINSEDLMGAEHFSNEFIDNYLNKNILDINPELL
- a CDS encoding GNAT family N-acetyltransferase, translating into MTFQFKLLEASQIHDVIPLIQELTNHKFSDDLLKQRFTEMSTQNYECAVIQDENKIIGVTGMWFCTRHYAGKTVEIDHVYIDEAYRNMGLGKQFLSWIYDYVKTKGCQTAELNTYVQNYPSHKFYYNEGFEILGYHFLKKL